From the genome of Saccharomyces paradoxus strain CBS432 chromosome XII sequence:
TCTGCACTTTTTCTCTAAATCTTCTCATTTTGGCCACGACTGGCGATCGAAGTACATCTACAGTTGGCGGGATATTTGTATACGGCTTGGCCGTTCCAACGGCTGGCTTATTGGTAGCTTTCTTTGGCGGTGATGACTGATAATCCTGTCGAAATTTACCAATTAGCGATAGAGCTCTGCTCTGAGAACTTGAACTACTCAAATTCGAAGGAACTTTCAGAGCCAAGCTATCTCGTAAGGATGGCTCAGTCGTAGCCCTTGGAGTATCCGTAGTATTTTTCACTAGTGACACAAACCCTGGATCTCTTTCTCCAGATGCATTATTTCGTGCCAGCGTACTCTTTCCAACAGGAGaattggatttttcaatgatggAATGTGGCGGCGATGCTTCAATCGCCGCTATgtccaatttttccataATGACTTTatcagaagatgaaatacTAACAGGGGAACCAGTGTTATTACCCATGGatgctttatttttaccttttttctcattttttactttctcAATAATCTTCAATGGTTTCATATCTGTCTCGGTATCACTGAGTTCTCTTTCATTACTCAATGCACCATGGGATGATGAAGTGGGTTTGATCTTTACAATCTGAGCAATATTGCAAAATGCAAATATCACTTCCGAAATAGAGGATTGAGTCACAATTCGTGGTATTAGGTCTTCATATGCAAGAGAATATCTTGTTGAAGTGATGGCATGAGATAGAGCGCTTTTCAGGTACACTATTTCGTTTTCTAAAGAATCGTGGAGTGAAACTGATGATAAGAGAGGTAAGAGATCTCCTATCAACTTTGCTATCTTAATTACAGTCTCTAGGAGAACTGGTAGACGCTTGGCGGTGGCATCTACAGGATGAGTTCGTTGGAGCGTATTTTGAAAGTAAACTGCAAAATGAGTTCGTAACTCTCGGAAGGCTTCAATGGAAATGATACCGTCTACGCTCATAAAATCATCGTTTATATTTACAGATTCAAACAATGAATCATTTAAATAGAAATTGAGTTCGCCCTTGTCTAACGTATTGGCATGCGTCATCACATCTAAATGATGtaaatttctcttttcaatttcggtgaaaatatcaaaaattaaTTTATGGAACTTTATATCGTTCAATCGAGATAGTTTAGATTGTgcttttcctcttttcaGATCAAGATCGTTTTGTGATACATCCATATTCGAGTTTGTCAatcttttcatcaattcATTGTTGACATCAGTCGCTAGTTCCCAAAATTGTACATTCGATAATTTAGACAGgtttttatcattatttcGGCTGTTTAGGTTCCTTCTTCTGTCATCTTCTGGCAGAGAAGCCTCtataattcttttaaaagTCTTATAATTCGATATTAGATCTATGATTTGATCATTCGTTAATTCTGAGCAAgtcattctttttgtttcGTTATGGCGACATTGTTAAAATCTCCCtactttattatttcaatttttgtATTCTAGGATTCAAATCATCACAAATATTCAGTTAAATAActctatttttcttcattttcatgttttttatttacccttcttcttttgttttacGCGTCTCGCGTTTTATAAActaatagtaataatatttaataatagtgtatgtttgaaatttttatatGTCTTTATTTCGCTAACGTAAAAAtcccttcttctttgtagGGACGGGCGAGTGGTTAACATTGGGAGAAGCGCTATTTATGGAAAGTTCCaactgcttttttttgtcctCTAAAGCTTTTAATTGTTTAgtcaatttttccttcatttcTTTATGTCTAGCAAACAATTCAGTTTCCGAtttttgtagttttttctccttttcgGAAActttttgttggaaaacTGTTTTCATTTCAATTTCTAGTTTGGCTAACTTGGCCTCATGTagagttttttcttcttgttgtttAGATATTGGATCGAACTCTTTGAAAACTGAATTATCTTGCTTGATACCAAGCTTGGCCAATTTAGAAGACCTGTAGTTTTCGTACAGTATCTTGCTTGTCCTTTCCTTCAATTCCTCCATGAACTGCTTgatcaataaatttttcaaaaggttGAAATCAGAGTGATTGTCATTATCAACTTCGATCACCCCCCATGGATAAGAACGGCCTCTCACTTGATTACCATTATAGTTCTCCACAAGATCGTTGGAGCCAATGACAGCATAAGGTAAGCTAGTGAACAGTCTTTCGGATAAGTGGCtattttcaacatcatcATTGGAATAAATTGGCGGCTTAAACAGTTCGATATTAGATTGAATTAACTGGTTCATAATGGTTTTCTTGAAACTTAAGATCTCTTCATCAGTCAAGATATCCGATTTAGCAATGACAGGAATCAAGTTACATTTCTCATAAACAGATTGCATGAACTTCAAGTCCAAAGGCTTCAAGTAATGACCTGTAGGTTCAATGAAATAAAGACATGCATGTATTCTTTTGTCGTTTATTGAATGCCTATTAATTTTGTTCTCCGCATCCAAATACTGATCGAAACGAGAATCAATCTCCTTAATGATCGGGTTCCACGACTCTTGAtcattgttcaaaaaatcacCAAATCCTTCAGTATCAACCACGTTCAAATTTAGTTTAACACCGTTTTCCTCAATAACCGACTCATATGACTTAATTTTGACCTTGTGTTTTTGTTCCTGTGCTTGGTTCTCGTGCccttcctcttcctcttgaTCATTCGTAAGTTCTTCCTCCCGGTCTTTCACTAAATTGGCCTCAATATCATCACTGTTAAATAAAGTTTTCATTAAGGTTGTTTTACCAATACCGTTAGAACCTACACATAAGAGGTTGAAACTGAATCCGTTCTTTATGGACCTTCTATGCCATTGCTTGGGTAAGTTTGCAAACCCTACATATCCATTGATTTGACGACGAATAAACTTAACCTCTGGTTGGTCAGGCAGAACTTGACCCTTCTCGCTCTGAGAGGAGGTGATGCCCATACCGAGGCTGGATTCCGCCTTCACGCCGGATTCAGCTGCGTCAAATGTCTCATTGTCGTCATTTTGCGTACCGTTCGTATATTGCGAGTCCACCCCATCATGGTCCTGCGGCTCTTGCTTGATCTGAACATCATTGAATTGATCGTGTTGACGCTCTTCTTGCTCTGGGTCCTGCTTAATGGACACTTGTTCCTCCTTTAAACTCATCGCAACGTAGTATGGTCCGGTGTGTTCGTTTAGTTGTCGTGTGATTCCAGATTTGGTATTTCTTTGATCTGCTTTCCTCGAGAGGTTTTGACCCAATACACAAAACAACACAAAACGCAATTGCTAAAACCGAGacaaaaaatggcaaaaaaCAGGAAGCGAAAACACGCCCCGCTATATCACCATACACGTAGATCATAAAAGacgaaaatatcaaattaGCCGCCCAGGTGATTCcttatcaagaaagaaagagaaaagaggaaactGGAGGAattccatatttttttacagAACGCGAGATAAATTTCACAATTACCAAGAATTAAGTTACTAAAGACGTTTCACACGCTCCCTTACACTGCCTTTTCTTGCAATTCTAGTGCTACTGCTGGTATCTTGCGTTTGACACTAGAATCGGTTTCTTGCCACCCCCAGGAACAATTGGCACACAAAACTAAATAATTGATCTTGCACAACCACAAGACATCAACAAGACTAACGGCGAACATTGCGGTCGCCGCCGCCCGCTTCGCGGagaaacaacaaaaaacaaCGATTATCGTTGTCGAGAAAAGTTCGAAATGTTGGCACAACATGACAAATAAACAGAGCTTTAACTATCGCACTCCGAATTTTgctttaaagaaaagcgTATAAATGAATTCTGAACAACTGCTACATCACTATGTTTCGGATTCCCTATTGACTGCTCTGGTAAGTTTCCAGGAGTTCAAGCAGCTGCTGCGATCGTACACGAACGACGAGCAGCAACTACGCCGTTGGTACAATTCGCTTCAGGCTAGAGACGCGCAGGTGGCCTCTGACTTACAAGCCCGAATCAAACAGTTCTTTATAGCGCTGCGCTCTAGATTACTGCGATTTCTGGAAAGCGATCAAATGTCTCACTCACTTAGCCTCGAGACACTGATTGACGGATTGTATAAGATTAATGATCTGTTGCAACAGCGTTTGCAGATTCTGGACGATGCTATCCATGAAAAGATCCTAGAACTGGCACAATTCGAAAATATGGTCCGCTCACCGACCGCCGGAGACAATGCCATTCCTGGCCTATTACAAATTATACAATCTTATATCAATCTATTAGAGGAGAATTAGCGGAAAAAACTAGCAGCAGACATCCTGGTCAACCTGTCCCACAGGGTATTCCTTGCCGATCCATTGAAAGGCTTCGTACGTTGAGTTCAGCTGTTTGTTGTCGTTCATGCAGTATCCGTCACCGCTCGTAATTTTTAAGCTTCCAGTGCGTTGCATCTCTGTAAGGAAAACCACACGTTTCACGCGAGAATGGATCAGGGCCATGGAGCACATTGAGCATGGCTCATGAGTCAAATAAACGTCGTAATCAAGGCATAGGTACGCGtttgattcttcatctACACCCTCCCTAAGTCTCTCGCCTACCGTGCGGATACCCACCATCACACTGTGGTCAATGGGCAGCGAGCTTTCGCAGTTTCTGCCGTCTTCTACCACCACTTTGTCCTTTTTCCTCGATGGGTCAACAAAAACGCTCACCACTGGAAACTGTTTTCCCGCCGCTGCCATATTCACAGACAAGGTCGACACATGCGATAGCTCATTTCGTACTTCCAGCATGTCTATTTTATAGTCGTTTAATATTTGATCATTGGGGTTGCCGTTCCAAATCAACGGCCAGTATTTTACAGACCATACATTGTTCAGTTCCTTTGTGCTAGGCGCAAACTCTGGCACCTTGATCTCATCCCTCagttgatatttttttgctcCAATCCAAATGCTCTTCAATTTATTGTCCATTTCGTTTTCGTGACGAATGTACTCTTTCGAACACAGCACCACTTCCAACGTAGAAGTCTCGACGTTTTTGCGGATCCTTTTCAAGTGTTTCAATGAAATAGGATcatttttctgaaaatcGTTTCGAATTAGCCTACTTTACTAGTTAGTTTACTTCAATAAATactaaaacaaaaaaaacattttaCATACTCAATTACTTTCTTTGAGTCTCTTGGCTCTATTACCATACTCCACACATTGACTGCACGTATATACGTTTGGAAGTTAGTTACTCGAAATCGTAAATTCCGTTGGATTTCATAAATACATACTTAACTTGGGTGTATTTAcatctttaaaatttctaaTTTGCAGAAGTCGATCTTCTATTATTCCGTTCTGATAATCGATTTTTAGCGGATTATTAACTTTTTTAACCATAACGAACACGCCCAAATGAATACAGTCCTTCAGAATGTCGAATGATATATACTTCCAGATGAGCTATTGATGATTCgcattaaaaaaaagagaaaaaagaaatcatgGCAATGGCACTAGTGAAgtgaaaaagtgaaaaactaaaaaaaaaaatttgagtaATTATACGTATGAGAAGCTTATATGAGTTCACCCAAGACAAGCTTAACATTGATTTAGAGACCTGCATTATTTACCaggaaaatttcaaatgtGGTCAGTTCAATGGCCTCGATGAAATTCTAACTACGTGTTTCATACTACAAAATTCGAGAAAAGTAGCATTACCATACCTTCCTGGTGACTTAAGTCACAAAGCAGTCATTGACCACTGCATTATTTACCTTTTGACTGGTGAATTTTACAATAACGTGCTAACATTTGGCTATAAAATAGCTAGAAATGAAGATGTCGACAATAGCCTTTTTTGCCATTCTGCAAATGTTAACGTTACATTATTGAAAGGTGTCCCTTGGGAAATGTTCCACAGTTTGATCGGTACAAATTCGTTCGTTgatttattgataaattatACAGTGGTTCAATTCAACGGCCAGTTTTTCGCTCAAATCGTGGGTAATAGGTGTAACGAACCTCATTTACCGCCCAAATGGGCTCAAAGAACGTCATCTGGCAATACTGCACAAATCAAACAATTGATGGGACCAGTGACAAATAAGCCATTCCTACACAGGCTCAAAATAAATTCtccctctttttttccttatgGCAAGATTCTTCCCTTATCATCATCCTTTAAAAAGCTAACTGACGTAAGAGAAACTATTTTCCCCATAAATTTGGTTAAAATTCCCCAAAGACTAAAGGTACGAATCAATTTGACGCTGCAAAAACTGTTAAAGAGACACAAACGTTTAAATTATGTTTCCGTTCTGAACAGTATCTGCTCACCATCGGAAGAAACCGTATCGAATTTGTCGCATTTGAGCAGACAATCACCAAAAGAACAAGTCTTGAGATTTATAATTGTCATTTTACAGAAATTATTACCCCAAGAGATGTTTggttcaaagaaaaataaatgcaAAATAATCAGGAATCTAAATCTTTTATTAAGTTTACCCTTAAATGGCTATTTGCCATTCGACagtttgttgaaaaagttaagaTTAAAGGACTTTCGATGGTTGTTGGTTTCTGATGTTTCGTTCACTAAGCAGAACTTTGAGAATTTAAATCAATTGGTGACTTGTTTCATTTCCTGGCTATTTAGACATTTATTCCCCAAAATTATAcagacttttttttattgcaCCGAAATATCTTCTACAGTGACAATTGTTTACTTTAGACATGATATTTGGAATAAACTTGTCACCCCTTTCCTTGCAGGATATTTTAAGAAATACTTGGTTGAAAACAATGTATGTAGAAACCATAATAGTTATACGTTGTCCAATTTCAATCATAGCAAAATGAGGAttataccaaaaaaaaataataatgaattcAGGATTATCGCCATCCCATGCGGAGGGGCagacgaagaagaatttaTGATTTATAAGGAAAATCACAAAAATGCTGTAGCACCTACTCAAAAAGTCCTAGAATACCTAAGGAACAAAAGGCAGACTAGTTTTACTAAAATGTATTCTCCAATGCAAATAGCTGACCGTatcaaagaatttaaaCAGAGccttttaaagaaattcaataatGTCTTACCAGAACTATATTTCATGAAGTTTGATGTCAAATCATGTTATGACTCAATACCAAGAATGGAGTGTATGAGAATACTCAAGGAGGCAttaaaaagtgaaaatgGTTTTTTTGTCAGATCgcaatcttttttcaacaccAATACAGGTGTCTTAAAGTTGGTCAATGTAGTAAACGCTAGCAGAGTACCAAAACCTTATGAACTATACATAGATAATGTGAGAACAATTCATTTATCGAATCAGGATGTTATAAACGTTGTAGAGATGGAAATATTTAAAACAGCTTTGTGGGTCGAAGATAAGTGCTACTTGAGAGAAGATGGACTCTTTCAAGGTTCTAGTTTATCTGCACCGATTGTTGATCTGATGTATGACGATCTTTTAGAGTTTTATGGCGAGTTCAAAACCTGTCCTAACCAGGATACATTAATTTTAAGATTGGCTGACGATTTCCTCATAATATCAACAGACCAGCagcaaataataaatatcaaaaatcttGCCTCCGGCGGATTTCAGAAATATAATGCTAAAGCCAATGAAGACAAGATTTTGGCTGTAAGCTCCCACTCGGATGATGATACGGTTATTCAATTCTGTGCAATGCACATATTCGTTAAAAAATTGGAGGTTTGGAAACATTCAAGCACGATgaacaatttcaatatcCGTTCAAGTTCAAGCAAGAGAATATTCCGAAGTTTAATAGCACTGTTTAACACTAGAATCTCCTATAAAACAGTTGATTCTAATCTGAATTCAACAACCACCGTTCTCATGCAAATTCATCATGTCGTGAAGAACATTTCTGAAGGTTATAAATCTGCTTTTAAGGATCTATCAATAAACGATAGGGAAAGCATgcaattttcttcgttCTTACTACGTATAATTGAAATGACAGTAGATGCTTGTCCAATTACGAAATGCGATCCTTTAATAGAGTATGAAGTACGATTCGCCATATTGAATGGATTTTTGGAAAGCCTCTCTTCAAATGCatcaaaattcaaaaataatattattcttttgagAAAGGAAATTCAACATCTGCAAccacatatatatacatagtTAATTGGTAACATTAATATATGAAAATACAAACGGCTTATGATGCCGATTAGGAAATTATTACTGCAAAACCCCGTAACAAACGGAAAAGCactgatttcttttctcattGAGTTCCATAGAAACAAGTGTGTTCAACCGAACCCGGGCCCGAAATATGCTCTcagattttcttcatccttttgctttcttatcctttctatttcttcaaagccCCCCGACTTTTTCAGGTTTGAATTTCCCACAAAATTTTCCAGTTCATCGTCGAATTCATTACTAGCTTTGAGTTTTCTTTCCATCTCCCACATCTTTTCGGCCTTGTCAATCGCTTCAACCCTGCCATCATGGTCAGGGTTTAAAGATTGAACGGCAACCATGACCTGTTCCCTAACCTGATTGAATGTACCCGGCCTCATAATGGGCAAAATAGGATTACTTTTTGATCTTAAAGGGTTTTTCTCTTGCTCTTCACAACATAACTTGATAAGATCGAAAGTCTCCAATGCCTTACCCAGGTCTTCCTTCAAGTCTAGAATCAACTCTTCCTGTAACGTAAGAAACTGCTGTTCTTCGCAAACCTTATCCAGCTCGGCTTCCCACgtttttttccaatgcGGCTTTTCAGTATCAACAAACTCCTGTAGTTTGAGTAGACCTGCTTGAGCACTCTCTAAATCCTTAGATACAGTTTCCAACTTCTTTTTAGCGGGCTGAGACCTACGCTCAGCAACGTCTTTCCTCATGATTTCGATCACATCTTGCAAATCATCTACTTTACTTAGCAGAGTATCCGATAAATCGCCGAGTTCGGTCTGTGATTTTTCCATGTATATCCTATTAGAAGAATCTTTGGCAGAAAATGACAAAGATTTGAACTTGTCGACCTTTTGCAAAATGTTAAAAATGGTCTGATTAATATGTGACCTATTAATATTGTGCActtgtttaatttttcccAGTTCATACTGAATATCCTTGACCGttttatcatcttctttcttgtttggCCCGGGATATTTGTGTTCATTAGCTTCGAGGCCAGATTGTGGTAAAACTTCCGTTTGCCTGCCATTAGTTGCAGAACCAAAACTCATTTCCTTTAAGCGCCTTATTATATCATTCTGActatttgatatttcaatCTTAACTGTGTCAATAAAATCTTTAATCATTTCATTGGAGTCCTCTTGAAGCTTCAACTCGATAACGAATCCTTCTTTAATATCGTGAAGATTTAGTTCCTCTAATTCATAAAATACTCCATATTGGGGATccataatatatatatccGGGAAGGAATTTGCACCGGGAGAATACGTAAAGCGCTCAACAAATAGCAGTCTTAACGCATTTTTTGTAGTTGGAAGTTGTATACGACACTTCTTTGTTTTGTCTCcgattttcaaaaatactgGGGAAGCACCATTCATAGCTTTATCTGGTGAGGTTGTAACAACGCTGGATAATCTTCGCGGAGAAGCACCTGAATTCTCAATGGGCAATGACATTTTAGCCAATGGGTTCGCCCTTGGTACATTGTCAATGCTTTTACCCTTGTTTTCGGCGGAGGTACTATTactatcattttcattgtcGTTATTGCCGTATAACTTTGATTTTCTGACTGTTTCCTCCAGATGCAACATCGAAGGTGAAGGTGTTGCCATAAGaccagcagcagcagcagcttCCGTCGTAGACTGGTTAGTCAATTTGGCCATATGGTATGCAGAGTATCTCTTTGAGGCTCTCCTTTGTAAATTGGTTcccttcttcaattgcgAGAGTgcatcatcgtcatcagATGCGCTTGAGGCATTGTTGGATTTAAGGATTGGTTTAGAATTAGCTGTTGGTTTTGTCACAGTTGCCTGCGCTGACTGAGCAGATGGTGTTCCCGTGGAAGTAGAATTCACTCTTTCCCtgtatatattttctttcgcATCACTTTGTCTTTGATCACGTACAATGCTGCTTTTTCTGCTACTAAATGGAGTCCCCTCACGGGTGCTTTCACTTCCCAATGAAAGGTTACTAGTGAAGGAAGGATTTTGTTGGTGATGCGATTTTATACTTATCCGATGCTCCTGCTgcatattcttcaaaattgcCTGTTTGACCTTTAGTTTGTCCAAAAGTGTCACTATAATCTCTCTAATTTTTGGTAGATGTTTATTCAAAGTTTCGTCAGATGGAGGTTCCCTTAATGTTACTTCCAATACACGTCTTAAAGCCATTGGTACATCACCAACATCTGACATGTCAACTTTCGCATGCATGAAGAATTTCGATACAACTTTAAAATCATTGCCCAACTGAACGTATGCATCAGATACTGATCTTCCCGAGGTTGCGCCCTTAGACCATTGTGTTAAAACTTGGAGGAGGTGCTTGGTGGACATCAACAACTTTGTTACTGTCGTTTCAATACTACTGCTGCTAGACGCAGTTCTTTTAATCTTCGAGGTACCAGAGGCAGATTCATCTGCAGCCATCttcatttaattttataaaatggTGAGGTTAACTACAACAATTCCGACTAGAAGTTTCTATACTTTTCCCCTTTTCTTGTGTTTGTTTTGATGGCATTATCTCAAGAATGAATAAATAGTGTGCTGGAATTCGTTCATCTCGGCTAGCGAGATATCTTCAAAGAGTAAAGCGCATCTGTGTTTAAAATCAAACTCAAGAAGTGAAAAAGTGGAGTAAAAGACAGGAATTGCCGATTTGAAGTGTAGCAGCAGCGCCAGCAGATAAGCTTATGGATGTTGATGAACCAAATCCTACTGTAATATCAGATTCTGAAGCCGCTGATGAGGAAATTAGTGTCATATACAGACCCGAATTCAATGAAGATTATTTTTGGGCGGAAGAAAATGTCCAAGGAACAAGCAGATCACAGAAAATTGTTAATGAGGGATTGAGCTTGGATTCTACCGCTGGAGAATCTTGTCCTCCTTCCGTAATAGCTGATACACAGGTTACCACAGGCCTTCGGTGGTCTTTGAGAAAGAGGAAAGCTATTCAAAAGATGCCATACAGTTTAGAACGGATAAAGCACAGGCAGTTACTAGAGGGCTATGATATAACTAGTTTTGATACCATTTCCAATCAGTTGATTTTACCAAATAACACTTCTACAGTGACTCACTCAAATAATATTTCGCTTACAAAGAGAACAGATAAACCCTTCGCTGATCAGGAAAGTGTTACAATCGACTCTATTGGATCCGAGAATGATTCGATTGAATCTCAAAGGTATGAtagtgatgaagaaataccAAGGAAAAGGCATCGTAATTCTAAAGGTTCCGACGAGAATAAAATGTTTCAATCAGACGATTCTATAGAAAACGAACAAGACTTTGCTAGTACAAATTTACAGGATGCTCAGGATGATGAAGTGATCTTTAGGGGAAGAGTATTGAATGTAAAAACTGGTTATCGTGGGGTTTTGCCGAGAGTTGCTTGGGAGAAGTCGTTGCAAAAGCAGCAGTCTTCAAAAGTTacgaaaagaaagactCGACTATTAAACCATAAGGGGGTGGCCAGgcgaaaaataaataagagTACCCgtattgaagatgaagaacaaaatttATTGAGTGATCTTATTGCACCTGATGACGAACaggatattgaagaagatgctCCTCCAGATATATACTTAGGAAACCTTTCAGAGGATCGTAAGGCTAATGAAAGggaattgaaagaattacAGGAATATTACGAAAGCAAGTACagtgaagatgaagagtCGGCTAGAACGTCTGGTTTTAATCTCAATGGGGGATATCGCAACGAACCGGTATATGAACTAGAATATGACGGACCAGAGAGCTGCCTTCCTCATGTATCTTATAAGGACCAGCctattatttatttgaattcaCAGCACTCGGATAGCGGATTTAGTGAGCAATACGACATTTCTGGCGAAGATAATCGAAGTGTAATATCCCTAGACGCTGCTGAAGAGCATAATGATGGTATAATTGACAAAATGCTGGTTAAAgctaaaagaaataaatctACTACTGATTTTAATGCTTTGAATGCtaaaaggaagaaagtgAGAAGGTATAAGTACAAATACCACAATTCTTGCGCGCATCCAACCACAAGGGCTATCAAGGTTGGAAAACGGTCGGCGCATAAATCGCACTTGATAACTAATAGAAATCCAGTTTCAGTTATTCCTAAGGGGAATCATGTCATTGATGAATATCTTTTTGAGCCCTCAGACCCCCAATCCCTAGAACTCGATGAAAACTCTTCTATTAAATcactgaaaaagaaaaagaagaagaagaaaacccCTGTATACCCAAGTTTGTCCACTGATCTTGAGTTGAGGCGAAAACCAGTTTTCAATACTGTTATCGAAATTCCCACGAACCGGTACGCTTTCACAAAGCCAAATGTGCGCAATAAGAACAACATTAATTATGGCATGGAAATTGAGGAAGAAGACATAAATCATGAACTTGGACCAATAATGGTCGTTCTTGACTCAATT
Proteins encoded in this window:
- the BUD6 gene encoding formin-mediated actin nucleation enhancer (Actin- and formin-interacting protein~similar to YLR319C), translated to MKMAADESASGTSKIKRTASSSSSIETTVTKLLMSTKHLLQVLTQWSKGATSGRSVSDAYVQLGNDFKVVSKFFMHAKVDMSDVGDVPMALRRVLEVTLREPPSDETLNKHLPKIREIIVTLLDKLKVKQAILKNMQQEHRISIKSHHQQNPSFTSNLSLGSESTREGTPFSSRKSSIVRDQRQSDAKENIYRERVNSTSTGTPSAQSAQATVTKPTANSKPILKSNNASSASDDDDALSQLKKGTNLQRRASKRYSAYHMAKLTNQSTTEAAAAAGLMATPSPSMLHLEETVRKSKLYGNNDNENDSNSTSAENKGKSIDNVPRANPLAKMSLPIENSGASPRRLSSVVTTSPDKAMNGASPVFLKIGDKTKKCRIQLPTTKNALRLLFVERFTYSPGANSFPDIYIMDPQYGVFYELEELNLHDIKEGFVIELKLQEDSNEMIKDFIDTVKIEISNSQNDIIRRLKEMSFGSATNGRQTEVLPQSGLEANEHKYPGPNKKEDDKTVKDIQYELGKIKQVHNINRSHINQTIFNILQKVDKFKSLSFSAKDSSNRIYMEKSQTELGDLSDTLLSKVDDLQDVIEIMRKDVAERRSQPAKKKLETVSKDLESAQAGLLKLQEFVDTEKPHWKKTWEAELDKVCEEQQFLTLQEELILDLKEDLGKALETFDLIKLCCEEQEKNPLRSKSNPILPIMRPGTFNQVREQVMVAVQSLNPDHDGRVEAIDKAEKMWEMERKLKASNEFDDELENFVGNSNLKKSGGFEEIERIRKQKDEENLRAYFGPGFG